The nucleotide sequence ACTTCGCCTGGCAGAAGCTTCTGCGAAAGGCTTATTTTATCCCCGAAAGCAAACGGCTCGACGATCTGATGCAGGAATTTCAAAACCGCCGGGTGCACATGGCCATTGTGGTAGACGAGTATGGAGGTACCAATGGGCTGATCACGCTGGAAGACATCATCGAGGAGATATTCGGCGATATCAACGATGAATACGACGAAGCCGAGGAGGTGAATTATACGCAGGTGGATGACAAAACCTACATTTTTGAGGGGAAGGTACTCCTCAATGATTTCTGCAAAATCCTGAGTCTGGAATCAGACTATTTTGAGGACGTGCGCCGGGCAAGTGAATCGCTGGGCGGCCTGTTGCTCGAATTATTTTCGCAACTTCCCCGCACGGGCGAGCAGGTAGCCTACCGGGATCTTACCTTCAAGGTACAGTCGGCCGACAAAAAGCGAATCAAAAAGGTACGGGTGATTGTCGGCTGAGCAAAAGCGTGTAACAGATGGTACAGGCTGATAATTTATTATTTGCATAAACAACAAAAGCCTTTGCCATCTGACAAGTTATTTCTAATTTTGCCCCGCAAATAACTACCGTTTATTTGCAATGAGCAACTACCCAGCCAAAGTCCTCTACGAGGCACTCACCTACGACGACGTTCTGCTATTACCTGCCTATTCGGAGGTACTTCCGCGCGACACCAGCACCGTAACCCAGCTTACCCGCAACATCCGGCTCAATATTCCCCTCATTTCGGCGGCCATGGACACCGTCACGGAATACGAACTCGCCATCGCTATGGCGCAGGAGGGCGGCATCGGCATGATTCACAAAAACATGAGCCTGGAAGCCCAGGCCGAGCAGGTGCGAAAGGTTAAGCGCTCCGAGAGCGGCATGATTCTCGATCCCATTACCCTCCGCGAGGAAGCCAACCTGGGCGATGCCCAGCAAATCATGGGTGAATTCAAGATCGGGGGGATTCCGGTAGTAGACAAGAACCGCAAACTGGTTGGAATACTTACCAACCGCGACCTCCGCTTCCAACGCGACATGAGTCGCCCGGTTACGGAGATTATGACCCGTGAAAACCTCATTACAGCATCGGAAGGCCTTTCACTGGACGACGCCGAGTCTATCCTACAGGAGTACAAGATCGAAAAGCTGCCCATTGTGGATAAAGATTATCGCCTCACGGGCCTTATCACTTACAAAGATATTCTGAAGCGGAAATCGCACCCCAATGCCTGTAAAGACGAGTACGGTCGCCTGCGGGTAGGCGCGGCGGTAGGCGTCACGCCGGATTTGATCCAACGCGTGGAGGCCTTACTGAAAGCAGGAGTGGATGTGGTAAGTCTCGATACCGCCCATGGCCACTCGCGGGGTGTGATTGAAGCGGCCAAATCCATTAAACAGAAATTTCCCGATTTGCAGGTGATCGCCGGCAACATCGCCACGGGCGCAGCAGCTAAGGCGCTGGCCGAAGCGGGCGTGGATGCTGTGAAGGTAGGCGTGGGACCGGGTAGTATCTGCACCACCCGAATCATTGCCGGTATTGGGGTACCTCAGCTGTCGGCCGTTATCGAGGCAGCTGAAGCTTTAAAAGGCACCGGCATCCCCGTCATCGCCGACGGCGGTATCCGCTACTCGGGCGACGTAACCAAAGCGCTGGCTGGTGGCGCCAGCACAGTGATGATCGGCTCCATGTTGGCTGGTACCGACGAGGCGCCGGGCGAAATCGTGATCTACGAAGGACGCAAGTTCAAAGCCTACCGGGGCATGGGTTCAGTGGAGGCGATGGAGGACGGTTCTAAAGACCGTTACTTTCAGGACGCCGAGGACGATGTGAAGAAACTGGTACCTGAAGGCATCGTAGGCAGGGTACCTTTCAAGGGGAAAGTATCCGAAATCCTGTACCAGATCGTGGGGGGTGTGAAGGCAGGAATGGGCTATTGCGGCGCGGGCGACATCCCGGCTTTGCAGGAAGCACAATTTGTAAAAATCACCAGCGCGGGCGTGCGCGAAAGTCACCCGCATGATATTATGATTCAAAAGGAAGCACCGAATTATTCGGCTCGGTAAGTGTTTTCACAATCAAAAAAGCCAGCTATTTTGAATAATAGCTGGCCTTTTTTGTTTTTGGGAAAATAATAACACAACCGTTGGTCCGGCTAAAACCAGCTAATGCTTACCGTTTGACCCTTAGCATTACCATAAACGAAGCCTCCATTGACATCACCATTATCGTATACATTCAAAGAACTGTTGGCATTCTCTGTCGTTACTTTAAAACTACTTATTCGACCCTTTTTGCTTGAGTAATCATTCTCTGAATCTCGAAGGCTGACCTTGGCATCGTAACGATTGTTTTCCTGTACAATTCCATCGTTAATAGCTATCAGTACATTGATGGTGTTGTTATTCTTACGTCGGATTTCCACGGTAGAAGCCTGGGAAGGGCCTCCTTCCAGTAGTGTGCCACCAGGGGTGACGATTTGGTATTGAGCCTCATAGCGGCCAACCAGTTGAGTAGTCAAATCGGGACCGGGGTCTTTTTCCTGTTTACAGGCGATCGAGAAAAAGATAAGGCTGAACAAAACGGCGTAAGTGGAGTTTTTCATAGCCCAATAGATTATGAGTTGATGAGTTTGTATTTTTCTTAAATTTATAAAAAAAATACAATATAATAAATGTTACTCACTATGAAAAACTTACTCTGTACCTTGGCGATAGGTTGTTTTACCTTGCTAAATCCCGTTTTGGCGCAGAGCAAATTATCGGTGTCAATCAATGCAGCACCTACCTTCCAGTATGCCAATACGGAATTAACAGCGAATCTTCCGGGCGAAAATGGCTCCGCAGTACCCGTTGATTTTCATTCCAAGGTGAATGGATATGGCTACATGGTGGGTGTACTGGCCAACTACGGATTTTTCAAGCGACTGTCGGTAGCCACGGGTCTTTGGCTGAACCAGGTCAATTATAGAAAACCCACTGTGACAACCGATCCCGACCTGAACACACTACACCTGGACATTCAGGTACAGACATTGGCTACTAAGACTCGCAGCCTACAGGTACCCTCCTGATTAATTTTCGAAGTTCCGTCAATCGGCTGTCACCTTATTTTACTGCGGGAACTCTCACAACGCTATATTCCACCACGATTTTTGAAGGAAGCAAGGGAAGCAAAAACATGATTGACAAAATCCGGTTTCACCCCATACTGGCGGCGGGTGCCGATTATCGACTGAATGAGCATTTCGATCTGAGTGTTCAACCTACCTTTTTATATTACCTACCCTACCGAAAAGTTATGACCTATAAAAACTACCAGCTGGGATTACAGGGGCAGGTACTTTATCACTTTTAGACAATCTTTATCCTACCTACCCCCCAATCTGCCCGGCCAGAATCTCGATACCTTCCCGGAAACTGTGTGGTTCGTACCCTAGCGTTTTGCGGGGCTTGTCCAGAATAAATCCCGTACGGGCAGGGCGTTTAGCGGGTTGGGTGAAGGTGGTTGAGTCAGCTTCGGCGATGAGAGATTGGTCCAGCCCGAAATAATCGGCCGTCATTATCGCCATTTCGTAAGGCGTCAGCAGGTCTTTGCCCGAAATATTAAAAACCCCTTCGGCTTCTTTTTCCGCGATCAGGTAGCATCCCACGGCCAAATCCTCGGCCAGGGTAGGTGTGCGCCACTGGTCGGTCACGACGTTGATATTTTTGGCTTCCTCCAGCGATTTCTTTACCCACAAAATGATGTTGCTGCGGCTCATGTCATGCGCTATGCCGTACACCAGCACCGTGCGGGCAATGGCCCAGCGGATGGGGGCAGCAAACGCTCCGGAGTTGATCAGTACCTTCTCGGCGGCGTATTTGCTCCAGCCATAAAAGCTTAACGGATTGGCCTCGGCCTCTTCGTCGTAGGGACCTTCGGCGCCGTCGAAAATAAAATCGGTAGAAAGGTGTAACAGGAACGTATCCTGTTCCCGGCAAGCCTCCACCAGGTACTCCACAGCCTTGACATTTTGGGCCCAGCAAGCCTCCTTCTCACTCTCGCACTGATCCACATTGGTCATGGCAGCGGTATGAATCACTACGTCGGGTCGGGTCAATTCCAGCACCTCACGGACTTGTGCTGCCTCCGTGATGTCCAGCGGATAATACTCGTAGCCTTCGACAAACGGCAGGCGATTGTCGCCCCGGGCGGTGGCGATGAGCTGAATGCCCGGCTTTTGAATTAATAACTCAACGAGTTTCTGGCCCAGTAAGCCATTAGAACCGGTAATAAGAATGCGCTTTTTATTCAAAACGAGGAGTTATAAAAGGTGAAAAGTGGTAGGAGGCGGACCGTATTCAGCGCCCCGGCCGTCGAATCGAAGAGCTGTCAGCTTCTTTTGAGAAAATCACTCGAATGAGTACCCATACTTCTTGGTAATCTTTTTCTTCTTCATCTGCTCCACCGATACCTTCATCGGAACGTCTTTCAAAGGTCGGTCGCGCGCATCGCGGGGCTTTGCTGCGATAGAATCGATAACGGCCAGTCCGTCAATTACTTGCCCGAACACCGTGTAGCCCCCATCCAGGTGCGGGGTACCTCCTAGGGTTTCATATGTCTTTTTCTGGGCTTCGGTAGGTTTGCGGGGGGTACCATCCTTACCTACCACGCGTGCCAGTTGCCGGTCCAGGTCGGGGCCCGTCAGGGGGCGGCCTTGCACGATATAAAATTGGCACCCGCTCGATTCCTTTTGGGGGTTGTTGTCGCGGGCCGCTCCCAAGGCTCCCTTCTGATGAAACAGCTCGGGTCTGATTTCCGCCGGGATTTTATAACCCACACTCCCGTTACCCAGGGGTTCTTTGGGCTTGGCATTGCGCGAATCAGGATCTCCGCCCTGGATCATAAAAGCGTCGATGACGCGATGAAACAGCAGACCGTCGTAGAATTTTTCCTGCGCCAGCTTAATAAAGTTGGCTTTGTGCAGGGGTGTCTCATCGAATAGAACGAGTCGCATGGGACCTGCCTCGGTCGTAATCGTCACGAGGTAGTCTTTTTTCTTTTTTTTCTGCGCTTGTACCGACGTAGCCAGTGTGATTACCAGCATAATCAGCAACGCCAAAACACAATGTTTCTTCATAGCAAAGTTCCGCTTCAAACAATTGGTCAACTTTCGAGATCAAATTTTCCTACCTGGACCCCGGCTTTCAAGCTTACCGAGTCAAATGCCGCACACCTACCTCTTTCACTTACTGGCCAGCATGGCCTTGTCCGTAGGTTCAAATACCAGTTTCAGACCGTAATCTTTTCCTTCCGACACTTCCTCCATGCTGGTCTTGACGGGATTCTTCTGCCAGACAATCCGGCGCGGTTTGGCTTCCAGGGGGGTACCATATTTCTCAGTAAAGCGCTTTTCAGCCGAACTCCATAGTTGCCGGGTAGCAGTTTCGCTGTTAAGATAAATATCGACGGTGATTTTATTGATGGTCCGCCCCGTGGGTGTAAAGTAGTACAGCACGTCGATGGTCTCCAGTTGGTCGGTTTCGAAGGTAAAACCTACGTGCCGCAACGAATCTTCGAACATTTCAAAGGATTCGGTTGCCTTCACTTTACTGACCGGATCGCCAAAGGCAATGCCCCGGATAACACCTTCGTCTGAGGTACCTACGATGGTATTGAAGAGTTCGGACTGATTGCTGTTGATAGCGCTGGAAGCAGGATCGTGTATTACCGCCGAATCGGTAGGAGCCGTCGCTTCTTCATCGGTAGTTGTTTTGGTGCGGCAACCTGTCGTAATTGCGCCCAGCAGGCATACCCACAGCAGATAGCGCAGGGAGGTAGAATACTTCATAAGGATGTGAAAAGGTGGTGATTCGCGCAAAATTAACCATTCTGGCTTGAAAAGGAATACGAGCGGCTTATAAAGAGCGACCTACCTGGAAAAAGAACCGATCCTGGCCTAATCCGTTGATGGTGTAGTTGAAGCGAATGATCAGGTTGTAAAACGTAACCACATCCAGCCCTACCCCGGCCCCGGCGATCAGCTTGTTGCCCAGGCGCGTGTTGCTGAGTTCGGGATAGTAGTTGCGCACATAGCCCAGATCGGCAAATGAATTGAGGTAGGCCGTCATGGGGATGGTATTCAACTGACGGACGGGAATCCAGGGAAATGTCTTCTGAAAACTGAACAACTTGTATTTTAGCTCATTGCTCGAAAGAAAATAATGCTGTCCGTCAATTACGTACAGTTCATAGCCCCGCACCAGATCGCGCCTGAATCCTAGGCCCAGGGTTTGCGCATAGGGTTGTCGGGTCGGCATGGATAGCCGGGCCGTCAGTCCGGTGTTGAAAAACCACTTCTTGCCAAGCGGCAGGTAGCGGTTGTACCACCCGTAAAGGTACCCCTGATTCAGGTCGTCGAAAGGTAACAGGCCTAGCTTGCTCACCTGCCCACCATATCGGTAACCCCGCAGGGGGTACTGGACATTGTCGCGGCGGTCGTAGCTGTAGCTGTACGTAAATTGAAAGAAGTTCTGGGTTTTACGTCCATCGAGCAGGTAATTAGGATTCAGCCGGGTTAGGGTATCGGAAAGCTGCATGGAAACCCAGCGCATATCCAACAGGTGATTGTCGTAAAACTTGTTACGGCGGCGCAGGGTAGTATAAATAATCAGTCTTTCCCGATTCAGATTTTCACTGTTAAAATAATCCAGTTTGTCTTTCCAGGTCCGGTAAGGCAGCGTTTTGTTGGTTGTGTAGGAAATTCCCGATGTTATGCCGGTTTTCATCTGCCGATCGATGTAAGGTACCGAATACAGAATATCGTACCGGGGCACAAAACCAAACACCGCCGAGAGCGTCAGGCGGTCGGCCCGTCCCGTGAGATTCAGGTAGCTCATGAACAGGCCATACGTAGTACGGCGGAAGTCGTGGTTGCGTTCGTACCACCACTCATTAAAATTGCGGTCGGCCAATTCAAAAACCGGGAGAATCACAAAGTACAGCCTTTCTTTGACCAAAATGCGCACATCGACCTGCGTAGAATCCTGCGGGTCCACAAAATGCTGCATATCTACGGTAATAAAGAGGTTGGTGTTGACGATTTTGCGGCGGTCGATCTCCAAGCGTCGTTCCAGATCATGTTCGGGTAGAGTATCACCTACCTTTATGGCCATCTCGCGCAGGATGATCGGCGTGAGCGTACGGTAATTGCCTTCAATGCTTATGTTGCCAATCGTCACCGTATCACTGGCCGCAACCGTGTCTTTGTAGAGAGTATCGTTCTTCTGTATATGCGTGCTATCCGCTGCAAATGGCTCAGATACCTGGGCGTACCCACTGCCTGCCACCATCAGCCATTGGGCTAAAAGCACAATAATAATCCGATAATGATGAAGCATTTAGTCTATTGTAGCCTTAATTATCCCTCTACAACGTAAAAAAGCTGTAAAGTTGTCGGTGAAAAACCAATATTACCAGTCACAATCCGCGAAGGTATTTCAATTTCTCCCGAAATTCTACCGTCAATGTACGGGTAGCGGAGCAAACTGGTTTTACAGAAGCAGGGCGTGAATCTGACTTTACTGAAAAATAAGCGTGCCGAAGCGTTCGGGTCGATGAAAACGGGGTGATTTGCCACTCAGGGTAGGGCTCCAGCACCCGAAAGATGCATTGCCTGGGTTGCAGGTCCACCGGGGGTCGTTCTGGGCGGTAAGGAGAATGATCCGATAAAAATTGATTCGGTACAGCGTGGGTAGGGTACCCTCCGGCTGCCCGCTGTTGATCAGCGCCAGGGGTATCCGCAGTTCACCCCGCCACGAATTGGCCGTAGTGCCAGTGATGTGGTGCGTGATGCCCGCCTCTTCGTAGGGTACCATGGTGAGCGTGTTGGCGTCGCCCTCACCGGTGGGATTGTCGATCCAGCCCACAAACAGCGCATTACGGGGATTCAATTCCAGCTCCAGGTAGCGAGAAGGAGTACCTGCACCCGCGGAAATGAACACTTCGAACACTTCCTGCTCCCACAAACTGGCATTATGCTCGGTGTGAGTAGTTTGTTGCCAGTAGGGGTCTTCTCGGCATTCAAACGCCACAGTCAGGCTGTCGTCACTCCGCTTCACCCGCACGATCGTTTCCTGCGGCAGGATCGTACCGTCGGTAGCCTGGCGGAAATGGGTTTGGGGCAGTGTGTACCACACATTTTCAGAAAGCCTTATTTCAAACGAGTCGGAATTCATGAGTAAAAAGTAAAACGGAAGTAGGTGCCAGATCCACATAAAAGGCCGATTGTACCAGAGAATGCTTAACGGTCTTTTTAAAATTCAAAAGTAAAGAATATAACGGGCAAAATGCGAAATTGCGTCCGCCCGCAGACCGGAGATACCCCTTTGGACTGCGCTTCCGATTAGTTCTGATAAAATATGGGTTATTCAAAAAAATACGCCTTGGTCGCAGCCGGAGAGTTTTTAGCCGACCTGATTGGGGAAGACTTTGCCTCCGACCTACTCACTACGGGTACGTTCAGACGCGTGCAGGGAGGAAGCCCGGCCAACTTGGCGGCTAACCTGGCCCGGCTGGGGCACAAGTCGGCACTGGTTGCCTGTGTGGGCGCCGATTCTCTGGGAAAGTACCTCCTACAGGCGATATATCCCACGGGTGTAAATACCGAATACGTGGCGATCGACCCCGGCCAACCGACCAGTCTGGTACTAGTATCGCGTACTCAGGGTACCCCCGATTTCATCGCGTACCGCGCCGCTGACTACCAATTGCAACCCGACCATTTCCCTAATTCCCTGCTAAATGAATCGGCGATTTTTCACACTACCTGTTTTGGCCTGAGCCGCGAGCCCGCCCGATCGAGCCTCTTGGACGCCGCCCGCCGGGCCCGGCAGTCGGGAGCTCTGCTCAGTCTGGATGCCAACTACGCCCCCTCCATCTGGCCCGACCGCCATGAGGCTCTTGAAGTTATCGGGAAGTACATACAGGACGCGCTGGTTAAACTGAGCGACGATGATGCCGAGCGGATTTTTGGCTCCGCCGTAACGCCCGAGCAGGTATTGGACTTTTTACACGGAAAAGGAGCCCGCTTGGTATGCTATACCCTGGGAGCCAGAGGTAGCCTGATTTCATGGGAGGGCGGCCGACATAAGGTACACGTAGCCGTTGAGCCCGTTGAAGTCCTAGACGCCACAGGAGCGGGCGATGCCTATTGGGCCGGATTTCTCTCGGCTTACCTCGACGGGTACCCGCCCGCACAATGTACCCGTGCGGGTGGTCGGATAGCTGCCATCAAAATCAGTTCGGTGGCTCCACTCCCTAACCAAATAAACCGCAACCTGCTGTACGAATAACTGAAAAAGGGAGCGCTTAGGCTCCCTTTTCAACATCATTATCCACCAACACTGGTGTGTGTACAGTACGGACTCCGATGTTATTCCAATTTGGCCAACTTGTCCAGATCCAGGTCGTCCAGTGTATCTTTGATTTGATCCATCGTCACATTGCGGCCTTTCACGTTTACGACGAAACGGTCGGCCACAATTACATTTATTTCACCGTCCTTCCCGTCATTATCGTATTTCTCGTAGGCTTTCATGCCGTTGATGCGGGTGGTTTTTTCGTAGCCACTGGCGGTTTCCTTATCCACCTCGGCCATGGCCCAGGCCGCCATGCCCATCATGGCCATGCCGCCCACACCACCGGTATCCACGATGTCTACTTCAATTCTGGAATCGTCTTTTTCATATTTGCCCTGTGCCTGGGAAATACTGAATCCCATAGCCCCATTCTTTTCGCCAGTGGCTTCGGTACGGTCTAGCCCGGCAGCCTCGGAGGGTAGCAATTCTTTCAGGCTCCGAAAGTCCACCGGATCAACGGGACCTTTTTCCTGCATCTCCTTAGCTTTGTCGGCCATCTGTTGAATAGCCTCCATAGCGTTTTTGGGTTCTTCCTTTTCCTGCTCTTCTTCCTTTCCACCACAACCCCACAAGGCCAGAACCAGTAAGCCACCCACTAATAAATTCCTTTTCATACTATTCAGAAGGGTTTGTTTTAGGATTCAAAGGCAATTTAAAGCTTTATTTACTAAAACGACATCCAACTTCCTCAATTCTAGTGAACGGTAGTGCTCCCCGGTCGGTTGGCGGTTTTGGGTGAGTAGCTTACACCGGGGTCGAGTGCGGCTTTGGAAGCTGCTCGGGACGGCGCGAACGAACCACAAGGTAAATTCCCAACAACACGGCGGGTATGCTCAGAAACTGGCCCATGTTTAGGGGAAGGTTATCCTCAAAGGAAACCTGGTTCTCTTTCACAAATTCATACAGGAACCGCAAGGTGAATATCCAGATCAACGCAATGCCCAGCAGCATCCCACGCGGTGTGGCTGCCTTGTGTTTATTCCATAATGCAAAAAGTATAAAGCACAGAATCAGGCAGGTAATCGACTCGTACAACTGGGCCGGATGGCGCGGATACTGGCTGTACTCCATGTTTTGCATGAAAATGAACGCCCAGGGTTTGTCAGTGATGGTACCTACAATTTCGGAGTTCATGAGATTACCAAAACGGATAAAGGCCCCCCCCAGCGCCACTACGATTACCATGCGGTCGGTGAGCCACAGGAACGTTTGGCCGGTGGACTGGCGTTTACGGGTATACAGCCAAAGTCCGAACAGGATTCCTATCAATGCCCCATGACTGGCCAGACCGGCGTAGGGGGCAGAATGATTTCCAGTGGATTGGTGAGGAACACCTGAGGCTCATAAAAGAGAAAATGGCCCAGACGAGCCCCCAGCACCGTGGAAGCCACCATGACCAGCGTAAGCGTGTCGATGTCTTCGAGGGGTTTGTGCTCTTTCTTGAAAATGTAGGTCATGATTTGCTGTCCGAACAGGAATCCGGCCGCGAACAGCAGTCCGTACCAGCGGATAGTAAAGGGGCCGAAGCCCAGAAATTCAGGAATCGTAAAAAGGTCGGGACTGACGTTCCAGGTAATGTAGGTAAGCATGAGTGGCATATCTGATAAAGTTGGCAAAGTTAAGATTTTCAACCATACGTAGGTAGAGGCTATACAGTATGAATTATAAGGCCCTATGAAAAAGCTACTTATCATCCTGGTTAAAGCCTATCAGGGCATTATTTCACCCTACCTACCCAATGCTTGCCGGTATACCCCTACCTGCTCACAGTATATGATCGAGGCAGTGAACAAACATGGAACAATCCGGGGGGGTGGATGGGCCTCAAACGCTTCGCCCGCTGCCATCCCTGGGGCGGTAGCGGCATAGACCCGGTACCTTGAATTCATTTAGGAATGGTTGATGGAGTGATTGATATTATTCATTCATTAAGCCATTTTAGGGAACTGGTACATCATCACGCCATATAAGTGAGTTTTTGAGAAGTAAGGCGTCCTCGATTTTTCACAGTATTCCTACATTCACTCAATAACGCCTTCAAAATTACCCTCCTATCGCTACTTTCCTCAAAATAGAATCAATGATAGTGCTCGTGCGTACACCATCGGCTTCGGCTTCATAGTTGAGCAGAATGCGGTGGTTCATGATGTCGGGAGCCAGCTCCTTGATGTCTTCGGGCAGTACGTAGTCGCGGCCTTCAAGGTAGGCCAGTGCTTTGGCAGCTAAGTTGAGATAGATGGTGGCACGGGGCGAAACACCAAACTGAATGTAGCGGGCTTCGTCGCGCAGGCTATAGTCCAGGGGACGGCGGGTGGCAAACACAAGTTCGATGATATAGCGTTCCAGTGTATCCGAAATATTGACCTTATTGACCTCATTGCGGATCGCGAAAATATCGTCCTTAGTCATGACCGGGTTTACCCGATAGTCGAAGTTGAGATCAGCCATGCGGCGCATAACCTCCAATTCTTCGGGTTTGGACAGATAATCCACGTAAACTTTCATCATAAAGCGGTCGAGCTGGGCTTCTGGCAAGGGGTAGGTACCCTCTTGCTCCACCGGATTCTGGGTAGCCAGCACCAGGAAAGGGCGGTCGAGCGGGTAGGTATCGTTCCCAATCGTGACCTGCTTTTCCTGCATGGCTTCCAGCAGGGCCGACTGCACCTTGGCGGGTGAGCGGTTCACCTCGTCGGCCAGCACGATATTGGCGAATATAGGCCCCTTCTTTACTTCGTAGTCGCCGATTTTGGGTTTATAGATCATGGTCCCGATCAGGTCGGCGGGCAGCAGGTCGGGGGTGAACTGGATCCGTTGAAAGTTCAGATCAAGTACCCTGGACAGGATGTTGATGGTCAGGGTTTTGGCCAAACCGGGAACGCCTTCGAGTAGCACGTGGCCTCCCGTAAACAGACTGATGAGCAAACGGTTGAGGAGTTTTTCCTGCCCCACAACCACTTTGCCCATTTCATCGAGCAGTTCTTTTATTTTGGGTAGATACATTGATCCAATGAGTGAATGATTAAATGATCGTCTGCGCGAATGGCGGTAAGTTATGTCAATTACTCATTCCTACCTTTTACCACCGCCAGGTACCCCGCCGACATTATTCCCCCACGGCCCGTACAAAACGATTTTTGCCGTGGATGTCGCGCAATATTTCTACGTTCTTGTAGCCTCTTTCTTCAAAGACGCGCTGCGTTTCCGGCCCGAAGTGCTCGTTGATTTCCACGTAGCAGCGCCCGCCCGCCTTGAGGTGGTGTCGGCCAAAATCAGCAATGGCCTTGTAGAAAAGCAGAGGATCGCTGTCTTCTACAAACAGGGCTTCGTGCGGTTCGAAACGCAGTACGTTGGGGCGCATGTGATCGGCCTCCGAGTACGTCACGTAGGGTGGATTGCTCACCAGGCAGTCAAATTGCTGCGGTGCATCGGGTAGGGGAAAGCTGACATTCAGCATGTCCTGCTTATCGAAGTGCACATCGGCCATGAGCTGACGGGCATTTTCGCGCGCCACCGAAAGTGCCTCATCGCTCACGTCCCAGGCATGAACAGTAGCGTGGGGAAGGAAGCGGGCCAGCACAATAGCAATACAGCCGCTGCCGGTACCGATGTCCAGGATCGAAGGTTTGTCTTCAGGTTCGGCGTAGTCGCGCGTGACCAACTGTACCAACTCTTCGGTTTCGGGGCGCGGAATCAGCACTG is from Salmonirosea aquatica and encodes:
- the guaB gene encoding IMP dehydrogenase; amino-acid sequence: MSNYPAKVLYEALTYDDVLLLPAYSEVLPRDTSTVTQLTRNIRLNIPLISAAMDTVTEYELAIAMAQEGGIGMIHKNMSLEAQAEQVRKVKRSESGMILDPITLREEANLGDAQQIMGEFKIGGIPVVDKNRKLVGILTNRDLRFQRDMSRPVTEIMTRENLITASEGLSLDDAESILQEYKIEKLPIVDKDYRLTGLITYKDILKRKSHPNACKDEYGRLRVGAAVGVTPDLIQRVEALLKAGVDVVSLDTAHGHSRGVIEAAKSIKQKFPDLQVIAGNIATGAAAKALAEAGVDAVKVGVGPGSICTTRIIAGIGVPQLSAVIEAAEALKGTGIPVIADGGIRYSGDVTKALAGGASTVMIGSMLAGTDEAPGEIVIYEGRKFKAYRGMGSVEAMEDGSKDRYFQDAEDDVKKLVPEGIVGRVPFKGKVSEILYQIVGGVKAGMGYCGAGDIPALQEAQFVKITSAGVRESHPHDIMIQKEAPNYSAR
- a CDS encoding carbohydrate-binding family 9-like protein translates to MNSDSFEIRLSENVWYTLPQTHFRQATDGTILPQETIVRVKRSDDSLTVAFECREDPYWQQTTHTEHNASLWEQEVFEVFISAGAGTPSRYLELELNPRNALFVGWIDNPTGEGDANTLTMVPYEEAGITHHITGTTANSWRGELRIPLALINSGQPEGTLPTLYRINFYRIILLTAQNDPRWTCNPGNASFGCWSPTLSGKSPRFHRPERFGTLIFQ
- a CDS encoding SDR family oxidoreductase, yielding MNKKRILITGSNGLLGQKLVELLIQKPGIQLIATARGDNRLPFVEGYEYYPLDITEAAQVREVLELTRPDVVIHTAAMTNVDQCESEKEACWAQNVKAVEYLVEACREQDTFLLHLSTDFIFDGAEGPYDEEAEANPLSFYGWSKYAAEKVLINSGAFAAPIRWAIARTVLVYGIAHDMSRSNIILWVKKSLEEAKNINVVTDQWRTPTLAEDLAVGCYLIAEKEAEGVFNISGKDLLTPYEMAIMTADYFGLDQSLIAEADSTTFTQPAKRPARTGFILDKPRKTLGYEPHSFREGIEILAGQIGG
- a CDS encoding peptidylprolyl isomerase translates to MKKHCVLALLIMLVITLATSVQAQKKKKKDYLVTITTEAGPMRLVLFDETPLHKANFIKLAQEKFYDGLLFHRVIDAFMIQGGDPDSRNAKPKEPLGNGSVGYKIPAEIRPELFHQKGALGAARDNNPQKESSGCQFYIVQGRPLTGPDLDRQLARVVGKDGTPRKPTEAQKKTYETLGGTPHLDGGYTVFGQVIDGLAVIDSIAAKPRDARDRPLKDVPMKVSVEQMKKKKITKKYGYSFE
- a CDS encoding BamA/TamA family outer membrane protein, encoding MLHHYRIIIVLLAQWLMVAGSGYAQVSEPFAADSTHIQKNDTLYKDTVAASDTVTIGNISIEGNYRTLTPIILREMAIKVGDTLPEHDLERRLEIDRRKIVNTNLFITVDMQHFVDPQDSTQVDVRILVKERLYFVILPVFELADRNFNEWWYERNHDFRRTTYGLFMSYLNLTGRADRLTLSAVFGFVPRYDILYSVPYIDRQMKTGITSGISYTTNKTLPYRTWKDKLDYFNSENLNRERLIIYTTLRRRNKFYDNHLLDMRWVSMQLSDTLTRLNPNYLLDGRKTQNFFQFTYSYSYDRRDNVQYPLRGYRYGGQVSKLGLLPFDDLNQGYLYGWYNRYLPLGKKWFFNTGLTARLSMPTRQPYAQTLGLGFRRDLVRGYELYVIDGQHYFLSSNELKYKLFSFQKTFPWIPVRQLNTIPMTAYLNSFADLGYVRNYYPELSNTRLGNKLIAGAGVGLDVVTFYNLIIRFNYTINGLGQDRFFFQVGRSL
- a CDS encoding AAA family ATPase, which encodes MYLPKIKELLDEMGKVVVGQEKLLNRLLISLFTGGHVLLEGVPGLAKTLTINILSRVLDLNFQRIQFTPDLLPADLIGTMIYKPKIGDYEVKKGPIFANIVLADEVNRSPAKVQSALLEAMQEKQVTIGNDTYPLDRPFLVLATQNPVEQEGTYPLPEAQLDRFMMKVYVDYLSKPEELEVMRRMADLNFDYRVNPVMTKDDIFAIRNEVNKVNISDTLERYIIELVFATRRPLDYSLRDEARYIQFGVSPRATIYLNLAAKALAYLEGRDYVLPEDIKELAPDIMNHRILLNYEAEADGVRTSTIIDSILRKVAIGG
- a CDS encoding carbohydrate kinase family protein — encoded protein: MGYSKKYALVAAGEFLADLIGEDFASDLLTTGTFRRVQGGSPANLAANLARLGHKSALVACVGADSLGKYLLQAIYPTGVNTEYVAIDPGQPTSLVLVSRTQGTPDFIAYRAADYQLQPDHFPNSLLNESAIFHTTCFGLSREPARSSLLDAARRARQSGALLSLDANYAPSIWPDRHEALEVIGKYIQDALVKLSDDDAERIFGSAVTPEQVLDFLHGKGARLVCYTLGARGSLISWEGGRHKVHVAVEPVEVLDATGAGDAYWAGFLSAYLDGYPPAQCTRAGGRIAAIKISSVAPLPNQINRNLLYE